One stretch of Aquimarina sp. Aq107 DNA includes these proteins:
- a CDS encoding sensor histidine kinase, translating to MKKIIDRKLFLILMGYVSGYKTVTILQEFFLNYLEGRAIENTEWFRIIIEQLIPTTIIITPIVFIILIVTKIMINRNYRWIFIIAIHFVLSWIYGLLVTLSGVIYLIITENTTTPLSKNEIISELVHSSGRDFLGYVGFVSIIYSYYYINRTSKMEVQKAQLSEQLINFKMEALKSQLNPHFLFNTLNSISALIIEDQKKAQDMIVFLGDLLREVLIIKNENLIPLHQEISLLNKYIDIMRIRFSDHLIMNIQIEEDIEDALIPSMIIQPIIENSFKHGYSYTVENLRVKLSISKKNDQLLINITNDGEAIKDIEASGMGIKNIKDRLFTLYNKNFDFTFKNLKNNTGVETVIRIPVEY from the coding sequence TTGAAAAAAATAATAGATAGAAAACTATTCTTAATCCTTATGGGGTACGTCAGTGGATACAAAACAGTGACAATACTACAGGAATTTTTTTTAAATTATCTTGAAGGTAGAGCTATTGAAAATACCGAATGGTTCCGCATAATCATTGAACAATTAATCCCTACAACAATTATCATTACTCCTATCGTTTTCATTATTCTTATAGTAACTAAAATTATGATTAATCGAAACTATAGGTGGATATTTATCATTGCCATCCATTTCGTATTATCGTGGATTTATGGATTACTTGTTACTTTATCAGGAGTCATCTATTTAATAATTACTGAAAATACTACTACTCCCTTATCTAAAAATGAAATCATATCTGAACTAGTGCATTCTTCAGGGCGTGATTTTCTAGGTTATGTAGGTTTCGTAAGTATCATCTATTCTTATTATTACATCAATAGAACCAGTAAAATGGAGGTGCAAAAAGCACAATTATCAGAACAGCTTATTAATTTTAAAATGGAGGCGTTAAAATCTCAACTAAACCCTCATTTTCTTTTTAATACGCTAAACAGTATTTCCGCTTTAATCATAGAAGATCAAAAAAAAGCACAGGATATGATTGTTTTTTTAGGAGATTTATTACGAGAAGTTTTAATCATTAAAAATGAAAATTTAATCCCTTTACATCAAGAGATATCATTATTAAATAAATATATAGACATTATGAGAATACGATTTTCTGATCATTTAATAATGAATATTCAAATAGAAGAAGATATCGAAGATGCCTTAATTCCCAGTATGATTATTCAACCTATTATTGAAAATTCATTTAAGCATGGATATTCTTATACTGTAGAAAACCTTAGAGTCAAACTAAGTATTTCGAAAAAGAATGATCAATTATTAATTAACATTACCAATGATGGAGAGGCCATAAAAGATATTGAAGCTTCAGGAATGGGTATTAAAAATATAAAAGATAGATTATTTACCCTTTATAATAAGAATTTTGACTTCACATTCAAAAACCTAAAAAACAATACTGGTGTAGAAACTGTTATTAGAATACCTGTGGAATATTAA
- a CDS encoding LytTR family DNA-binding domain-containing protein has product MKISALIIDDEPLARNLINNLLRTEPMINVIGICKTGKEAILMIDKLKPNLIFLDIKLKDMTGFDILERISVKAPMIIFVTAFDAYALKAFNFFAFDYLLKPFNEDRFYVSVNKAIEAFHKKDTSQLQKKVNNLMSHVRIADKNPIKKLPIPLRNRTIFIPLNEIIYITASNYYAEIYTESKKYLLRESLQNLLNILNPEHFIRIHRSTIINIDFMKELINSSYGAIHVKMKDSNQFRISKSYKKEFLTKMGV; this is encoded by the coding sequence ATGAAAATTTCAGCTTTAATAATTGATGATGAACCTTTAGCAAGGAATTTAATTAATAACTTACTTAGAACAGAACCCATGATTAATGTCATTGGTATATGTAAAACTGGAAAGGAAGCTATTTTAATGATCGACAAATTAAAACCTAATCTTATTTTTTTAGATATAAAACTAAAAGATATGACCGGTTTTGATATTCTAGAGAGAATTTCAGTAAAAGCTCCTATGATAATATTTGTAACTGCCTTTGACGCTTATGCACTAAAAGCTTTTAATTTTTTTGCTTTTGATTATTTATTAAAACCCTTTAATGAAGACCGGTTTTATGTATCTGTCAATAAAGCTATTGAAGCTTTTCATAAAAAAGACACTTCTCAGCTCCAAAAAAAAGTAAATAACCTAATGAGTCATGTTCGTATTGCAGATAAAAACCCTATCAAAAAACTTCCTATTCCATTAAGGAACAGAACTATATTTATTCCTCTAAATGAAATTATATATATAACTGCGTCTAACTATTATGCAGAAATATATACAGAAAGTAAGAAGTATCTTCTTAGAGAATCTCTACAAAACCTACTTAATATATTAAATCCAGAACATTTTATAAGAATTCATCGATCTACAATTATCAATATTGATTTTATGAAGGAACTTATAAACTCAAGCTACGGAGCGATTCATGTAAAAATGAAAGACAGTAATCAGTTTAGAATTAGTAAAAGTTATAAGAAAGAGTTTTTAACCAAAATGGGAGTATAA
- a CDS encoding T9SS type A sorting domain-containing protein — protein MRKLYVLILVIVSSVVYCQEVTTVLDSPDAVVDDALALDFRGNLYGSNFFGDSVYKISRSGEVSVFVSGLANPNGLAFDRQGNLFIAEFSASVIHKYDKEGNLLKSFPVDGIPSGMIQSRLRNSIIFTDVRNNGIKELLPDGTVKVLYTGEPLNAPVGLAFDRRGVLYIGNFNDRKIYKLNTRSEELEYIATVPDSGTDFPFLGFIAYANGSLFGTNYGEHKIYKINPRKIDDVSVFAGSVNGDMDGDISEATFSYPAGIIANRTGTALYVSELSGLGNIRKISSRPYFPRRNFSVEILQNPVKDILDLKFNSKNEGIINIRIYSLLKGDLILESQQFMEKEVFKIQINIEDFRRGGYILKAEKNGNIRSEIFIKN, from the coding sequence ATGAGAAAACTATATGTTTTAATATTAGTTATAGTATCATCGGTAGTCTATTGTCAAGAGGTGACTACAGTTTTAGATTCTCCGGATGCGGTTGTAGATGATGCTTTGGCTTTAGATTTCAGAGGTAATTTATATGGTTCTAATTTTTTTGGAGATTCAGTCTATAAAATTTCACGATCAGGAGAAGTAAGTGTATTTGTTTCTGGATTGGCTAATCCTAATGGATTGGCTTTTGATCGTCAGGGCAATCTTTTCATAGCAGAATTTAGTGCATCCGTTATTCATAAATATGATAAGGAAGGGAATTTGCTAAAAAGCTTTCCTGTAGATGGTATACCTTCTGGAATGATTCAATCAAGGTTAAGAAATTCGATTATTTTTACTGATGTACGTAATAATGGAATCAAAGAGTTATTGCCTGATGGAACAGTTAAGGTATTATATACAGGAGAACCACTTAATGCTCCAGTAGGTTTAGCTTTTGATCGAAGAGGAGTGCTATATATTGGTAACTTTAATGATCGAAAAATATATAAATTAAATACTAGAAGTGAAGAATTAGAATATATTGCCACAGTTCCTGATTCTGGAACAGATTTTCCTTTCTTAGGGTTTATCGCTTATGCAAATGGTTCACTTTTTGGTACCAATTATGGAGAGCACAAAATTTATAAAATCAATCCTAGAAAAATTGATGATGTTTCCGTTTTCGCAGGAAGTGTTAACGGAGATATGGATGGAGATATTTCCGAGGCTACCTTTTCTTATCCAGCAGGGATTATAGCTAATAGAACAGGGACTGCATTATATGTTTCTGAACTTAGTGGATTAGGGAATATAAGAAAGATATCAAGCAGACCCTATTTTCCTCGACGTAATTTTAGTGTAGAAATATTACAAAATCCTGTAAAAGATATACTTGATCTGAAATTCAATTCAAAAAACGAAGGAATTATAAATATTCGAATTTATAGTCTGTTAAAAGGTGATTTGATTTTGGAAAGCCAGCAATTTATGGAAAAAGAAGTGTTTAAAATTCAAATTAATATAGAAGATTTTAGAAGAGGAGGATATATTTTAAAGGCAGAAAAGAACGGGAATATTAGAAGTGAAATTTTCATAAAAAATTAA
- a CDS encoding SDR family NAD(P)-dependent oxidoreductase, producing the protein MSKLNNKVAVITGANSGIGLATAKLYLQEGAKVVVSGRRQEALDEVAKELKGDFITVKADVSIAADNKRLIEEATNKYGKIDILFLNAGIATPTPTTDVTEEHYNNIFDINVKGPIIATKEALPHINDGGTILFTNSVVHQKGFDGLGIYSASKGALRAYQRVLTSEVKSRGIRVNAIAPGPIETPLYGKMGLPEDVVEEMGKGFAEQVPLGRFGSSDEIAKSALFLASDDASYINGVELEVDGGLSQI; encoded by the coding sequence ATGAGTAAATTAAACAACAAAGTAGCAGTAATTACAGGAGCTAATAGTGGAATTGGCTTAGCAACTGCTAAGTTATATCTTCAAGAAGGTGCCAAAGTAGTAGTCTCTGGAAGAAGACAAGAAGCTCTTGATGAAGTAGCGAAAGAACTAAAAGGAGACTTTATAACGGTCAAAGCGGATGTTAGTATCGCTGCAGATAATAAAAGGCTTATAGAAGAAGCAACCAACAAATATGGAAAAATTGACATATTATTTTTAAATGCTGGAATTGCAACTCCTACTCCAACCACTGATGTTACAGAAGAACATTATAACAACATTTTTGATATAAACGTAAAAGGTCCGATCATCGCTACTAAAGAAGCTTTACCCCATATCAATGATGGAGGGACAATTCTATTTACAAATTCTGTTGTTCATCAAAAAGGATTTGATGGATTAGGCATATATTCAGCATCAAAAGGTGCATTACGTGCATATCAGAGAGTTTTGACATCCGAAGTGAAATCAAGAGGTATTAGAGTAAATGCAATAGCTCCTGGACCTATTGAAACACCTCTTTATGGCAAGATGGGATTACCAGAAGATGTTGTAGAAGAAATGGGAAAAGGATTCGCTGAACAAGTTCCTTTAGGACGTTTCGGAAGCTCTGATGAAATTGCCAAGTCTGCACTATTTTTAGCTTCTGACGATGCTTCTTACATTAACGGTGTAGAATTAGAAGTTGATGGAGGGTTAAGTCAGATTTAG
- a CDS encoding TetR/AcrR family transcriptional regulator, protein MPKVETFDRTNVLQKATEIFHKKGYNGTSMQDLVDATNLNRSSIYNSFGSKLGMFMQVLSFYQNAGNKNMSKEIVNTHNASDTILSIFEWYLKDIIKDKDRKGCLIVNCKSEMSNQEPLIQSFMEQNQEQMIALLEDVVHNGQMEKVFNEKQTAGQYALYLYSSIQGLRMTGILNSNESELRNLIKTVLTVLY, encoded by the coding sequence ATGCCAAAAGTAGAAACTTTCGATAGAACCAATGTACTGCAAAAAGCAACCGAAATATTCCATAAAAAGGGATACAACGGGACTTCTATGCAAGATTTGGTAGATGCTACTAATCTTAATCGATCAAGTATCTATAATTCTTTTGGAAGTAAATTAGGAATGTTTATGCAAGTACTTTCTTTTTACCAAAATGCAGGTAACAAGAATATGAGTAAAGAAATTGTAAATACTCACAACGCTTCTGATACAATACTCTCAATTTTCGAATGGTATTTAAAAGATATCATAAAAGACAAAGATCGTAAAGGTTGTTTAATCGTAAACTGTAAATCAGAAATGTCCAATCAAGAACCATTAATACAGTCTTTTATGGAGCAAAATCAGGAACAAATGATTGCGCTTTTAGAAGATGTTGTGCATAACGGTCAAATGGAAAAAGTTTTTAACGAAAAACAAACTGCTGGACAATATGCTTTATATTTATATTCATCCATCCAAGGTTTAAGAATGACAGGAATCCTAAATTCGAATGAAAGTGAACTTAGAAATTTAATCAAAACGGTACTAACGGTACTATATTAA
- a CDS encoding GNAT family N-acetyltransferase codes for MTPLELKIINVLPKDSRKLLEIGRQTFYDAFGPPHNTPENIDYYLNQSFTLEKITSEILNPESQFFFALHKGEIIGYFKLNTGKAQTELIKGESIEIERIYVVKEYQGKGIGQQLFDTIILIAKRQKKDFIWLGVWDENTDAIRFYERNGFETFDKHSFMLGTDKQTDIMMKLVL; via the coding sequence ATGACACCTCTAGAACTAAAAATAATAAATGTTCTCCCTAAGGATAGTCGTAAACTTCTAGAAATTGGTCGCCAAACCTTTTATGATGCCTTTGGCCCTCCTCATAATACTCCCGAAAACATAGATTATTACTTAAATCAAAGTTTTACTTTAGAAAAAATCACAAGTGAAATTCTCAATCCAGAATCTCAATTCTTCTTTGCACTGCACAAAGGAGAAATTATCGGCTATTTTAAGTTAAACACTGGTAAAGCTCAAACTGAACTCATAAAAGGAGAATCAATAGAAATAGAACGTATTTATGTTGTAAAGGAGTATCAAGGTAAAGGTATTGGACAGCAATTGTTTGATACTATTATCCTAATTGCAAAACGTCAGAAGAAAGATTTTATATGGTTGGGAGTTTGGGACGAGAACACAGATGCGATAAGGTTTTATGAACGAAATGGATTTGAAACCTTTGACAAACATAGTTTTATGCTAGGTACTGACAAACAAACCGACATAATGATGAAGCTCGTTTTATAA
- a CDS encoding C40 family peptidase, translating to MLYGICNLSIVPLRFEPNDPSEMVSQVLYGEHFKVLEKRKKWSRIRLAFDTYEGWIDNKQYIEITEDRYKEFNTKSLDVSADLIDFVSCEDNQLMPIALGSSLGALDFFKHQYDGNRITEIQSKEKLVETAYLFLNAPYLWGGKTNFGIDCSGFTQMVYKLNGYKLLRDASLQATQGDPLSFIEESEPGDLAFFDNEEGAITHVGIIMKDNYIIHAHGKVRVDRIDHTGIFNGEKRLYTHKLRVIKRIV from the coding sequence ATGCTATACGGTATTTGCAATCTTAGTATTGTGCCATTACGTTTTGAACCCAATGATCCAAGTGAAATGGTATCACAAGTTCTGTATGGTGAACACTTTAAAGTTTTAGAAAAACGAAAAAAATGGAGTCGAATCCGTTTAGCATTTGACACATATGAAGGCTGGATCGATAATAAACAATATATAGAAATCACTGAGGACCGATACAAAGAGTTTAACACCAAATCGTTGGATGTCAGTGCAGACTTAATTGATTTTGTTAGTTGTGAAGACAATCAATTGATGCCAATTGCTTTGGGATCCTCTTTAGGAGCGCTAGATTTTTTTAAACATCAATATGATGGTAATAGGATTACAGAAATACAATCTAAAGAAAAACTGGTAGAAACTGCTTATCTATTCCTTAATGCACCTTATCTATGGGGTGGTAAGACCAATTTTGGTATTGACTGTAGTGGTTTTACACAAATGGTCTATAAATTAAATGGATACAAATTATTACGTGATGCTTCTTTGCAAGCAACACAAGGAGATCCTTTAAGCTTTATAGAAGAAAGTGAGCCTGGTGATTTGGCCTTTTTTGATAATGAAGAAGGAGCAATTACTCATGTAGGTATTATTATGAAAGATAACTATATTATCCACGCACACGGCAAAGTGCGCGTGGATCGTATAGATCACACTGGAATTTTTAATGGAGAAAAACGACTATATACTCATAAATTAAGAGTTATTAAACGAATAGTTTAA
- a CDS encoding acetyl-CoA C-acyltransferase: MSKDVVIVSAARTPIGSFLGSLSTVPATQLGSIAIKGALDKINLDPSLVQEVFMGNVVQAGNGQAPARQAALGAGLNDTVPCTTVNKVCASGMKAVMHAAQTIALGDADIVVAGGMENMSLIPHYVRLRSGHKFGSQTLEDGMQRDGLVDVYDQNAMGVCADLCATEHNFSREDQDAFAIQSYERSAKAWSEGKFENEIVPVPVPQRRGEPIMITEDEEYKNVKMEKIPALRPAFTKEGTVTAANASTINDGAGAVVVMSEEKAAELGLKPLVKIKSYADAAQEPKWFTTAPAKALPKAIDKAGISLDDVDFFEFNEAFSVVGLANMKILGLNDSNTNVNGGAVSLGHPLGCSGVRILITLMNVLEQNNAKTGAAAICNGGGGASAMVIERV; this comes from the coding sequence ATGAGCAAAGACGTTGTAATAGTATCGGCAGCACGTACACCAATAGGTAGTTTTTTAGGCAGTTTATCCACTGTTCCTGCTACTCAATTGGGATCAATAGCAATTAAAGGTGCATTAGATAAAATTAACTTAGATCCTTCATTGGTTCAAGAGGTATTTATGGGAAATGTAGTACAAGCAGGAAATGGTCAAGCTCCGGCAAGACAAGCTGCTTTAGGTGCCGGACTTAATGATACTGTTCCTTGTACTACTGTAAATAAAGTATGTGCTAGTGGAATGAAAGCTGTAATGCACGCTGCGCAAACTATTGCATTAGGAGATGCTGATATAGTCGTTGCTGGTGGAATGGAAAATATGAGTTTAATTCCGCACTATGTAAGACTTAGATCGGGTCATAAATTTGGTTCGCAAACATTAGAAGATGGAATGCAAAGAGATGGTTTAGTTGATGTATATGATCAAAATGCTATGGGAGTTTGTGCAGATTTATGTGCTACTGAACATAACTTTAGTAGAGAAGATCAAGATGCATTTGCCATTCAATCTTATGAACGTTCTGCTAAAGCTTGGTCAGAAGGTAAATTTGAGAATGAAATAGTTCCAGTACCTGTTCCTCAGCGTCGTGGTGAGCCTATTATGATTACTGAAGATGAAGAATACAAGAATGTAAAAATGGAAAAAATTCCTGCATTACGTCCTGCTTTTACAAAAGAAGGAACAGTGACAGCAGCGAATGCTTCTACTATAAATGATGGTGCTGGTGCTGTCGTAGTAATGAGCGAAGAAAAAGCAGCTGAACTAGGATTAAAACCATTGGTGAAAATTAAAAGTTATGCAGATGCTGCGCAGGAACCAAAATGGTTTACTACAGCACCCGCAAAAGCTTTACCAAAAGCAATTGATAAAGCAGGTATTTCTTTAGATGATGTAGACTTTTTCGAATTCAATGAAGCATTTTCTGTAGTTGGGCTGGCAAATATGAAAATACTTGGATTAAATGATTCTAATACAAACGTTAACGGTGGTGCTGTATCATTAGGACATCCTCTAGGATGCTCAGGTGTTCGTATCCTGATTACTTTGATGAATGTGCTGGAGCAAAATAATGCAAAAACCGGAGCTGCAGCTATATGTAACGGAGGTGGTGGAGCTTCTGCAATGGTAATCGAACGTGTGTAA
- a CDS encoding HD family phosphohydrolase produces MKNFLNNFYKNQSFLYKVFLFVITLILIVYLFPKGGVFKYEFTKGKPWQYENLYAPFDFAIAKTEDEIIAEKKRIEDNIIPYFEYDTIVSNLAKDRYEAAFKSNLEVLDQSSSGKQAKLFGRIILNDIYRYGVLQEAYSYENKRQIFLNKGNKAEAITFGQILTPNQVTTLINSRIDKSEYTKFKSGFVALFYDLIKPNVTLNQKLTESTLENELSQVLTTRGSVSKGSRIIAKGEVVEGNRLQILTSLKAEYESQVWSDKNFYWIVFGYGILVALALLMLLLFIRKYRRDIYDNNTQVTFIAFNVLLMVLITTLVVKYKSDYIYIVPLCILPLILKAFFDSRLGLFTHVVTVLILGFVVPNSYEYTFLQIIAGIVTILTISESYKRANLFITVGQITAIYIVAYIAFHIIHEGSISDIDWTTIGLFVISGFATLIVHPLIYAYEKMFGLISDVSLLELSDTNSSLLKELSDKAPGTFHHSLNVANIAEAAANEIGANVMLVRVGALYHDIGKMANPTFFTENQTASGNAHDVLSPKESAKIIINHVIRGIEIAKKNKLPDRVIDFIRTHHGTSTVYYFYMKAKETNENVNIEDFQYPGPKPFSKETAILMMSDSVEAASKSLKNPTSSLIDSFVEKIVNKQMEDGQFLNANITFKEIQQVKKVFKRKLTNIYHLRIEYPE; encoded by the coding sequence GTGAAGAATTTTTTAAATAATTTTTATAAAAATCAGTCCTTTTTATATAAGGTTTTTCTTTTTGTAATTACATTAATACTTATTGTTTACCTATTTCCAAAGGGAGGTGTTTTTAAGTATGAATTTACCAAAGGTAAACCTTGGCAGTATGAAAATTTATATGCTCCTTTTGATTTTGCTATAGCAAAGACGGAAGACGAGATTATTGCCGAGAAAAAAAGAATTGAAGATAATATTATTCCTTATTTTGAATATGATACTATCGTATCAAACTTGGCTAAAGATAGATATGAAGCAGCTTTTAAAAGTAATCTAGAAGTATTAGATCAAAGTAGTTCTGGAAAGCAAGCAAAACTTTTTGGTAGAATTATTCTTAATGATATTTATCGATATGGTGTATTACAAGAGGCATATAGTTATGAAAATAAACGACAAATATTTCTTAATAAAGGTAACAAAGCAGAAGCTATTACTTTTGGACAAATATTAACTCCAAATCAAGTAACAACGCTTATTAACTCAAGAATAGATAAGAGTGAGTATACAAAGTTTAAAAGTGGTTTTGTTGCATTGTTTTATGATCTAATTAAGCCAAACGTTACCCTTAATCAAAAATTAACTGAGAGTACCCTCGAAAATGAATTGTCGCAAGTTCTCACAACAAGAGGTAGTGTTTCTAAAGGTAGTAGAATTATAGCAAAAGGAGAAGTTGTAGAAGGCAATCGATTACAAATATTAACATCGCTAAAAGCTGAATATGAATCTCAGGTTTGGAGTGACAAGAATTTTTATTGGATTGTTTTTGGATATGGTATTTTAGTGGCTTTGGCGCTCTTAATGTTATTACTTTTTATTAGAAAATATCGAAGAGATATCTATGATAATAATACCCAGGTAACATTTATAGCGTTCAATGTTTTATTAATGGTATTGATAACTACATTGGTAGTAAAATATAAATCGGATTATATTTATATAGTACCATTATGTATTTTGCCATTAATTCTAAAAGCATTTTTTGACTCGAGACTTGGGTTATTTACACATGTTGTAACTGTATTGATTTTAGGTTTTGTTGTACCCAATAGTTATGAGTATACTTTTTTGCAGATTATTGCTGGAATCGTTACTATACTAACTATTTCGGAGTCTTATAAAAGGGCAAATTTGTTTATTACCGTTGGACAAATTACCGCTATTTATATTGTAGCATATATCGCCTTTCATATTATTCATGAAGGGAGTATTAGTGATATTGATTGGACAACTATAGGATTGTTTGTTATAAGTGGTTTTGCAACGTTAATTGTACATCCATTAATTTACGCTTATGAGAAAATGTTTGGTTTGATCTCTGATGTTTCTCTTTTAGAACTGAGTGATACCAATTCATCTCTATTAAAAGAATTATCGGATAAAGCTCCTGGAACATTTCATCATTCGCTTAATGTTGCAAATATTGCCGAGGCTGCTGCTAATGAGATAGGAGCAAATGTAATGCTTGTTAGGGTAGGAGCTCTTTATCACGATATAGGTAAAATGGCCAATCCTACTTTTTTTACGGAAAACCAAACAGCATCAGGAAATGCACACGACGTTTTATCTCCTAAAGAAAGTGCTAAGATTATTATAAATCATGTAATTCGTGGTATCGAAATAGCAAAGAAAAACAAGCTTCCTGATCGAGTGATTGATTTTATAAGAACACATCACGGAACAAGTACTGTTTACTATTTTTATATGAAAGCTAAGGAGACTAATGAAAATGTTAATATAGAAGATTTTCAATATCCTGGTCCAAAACCATTTTCTAAAGAAACGGCTATTTTAATGATGAGCGATAGTGTTGAAGCAGCTTCTAAAAGTTTAAAAAACCCTACCAGTAGTTTAATAGATTCTTTTGTAGAAAAAATCGTTAATAAGCAAATGGAAGATGGGCAATTTCTTAATGCAAATATTACTTTTAAAGAAATTCAACAGGTAAAAAAAGTATTCAAACGTAAGCTTACTAATATTTATCATCTCCGAATCGAATATCCCGAATAA
- a CDS encoding DUF3817 domain-containing protein: MVGAFRIISYLEGISYLLILFITMPLKYLFASPEPNKVIGMAHGFLFLIYIVFAFLIKAERKWNIKTLAIVLLCSIIPFGTFWMDGKYLSKK; encoded by the coding sequence ATGGTTGGTGCTTTCAGAATAATCAGTTACTTAGAAGGAATTTCATATCTACTCATCTTATTTATTACAATGCCTTTAAAATATTTATTTGCGTCTCCAGAACCAAATAAGGTAATCGGTATGGCTCATGGTTTTCTGTTTTTGATTTATATCGTTTTTGCTTTTTTAATTAAAGCAGAAAGAAAATGGAATATTAAGACTTTGGCAATTGTACTCTTATGTTCTATAATTCCTTTTGGTACTTTCTGGATGGATGGTAAATATTTATCAAAGAAGTAA
- a CDS encoding mechanosensitive ion channel family protein has protein sequence MEELIRYFYKLLVSYGISENTAEYLNVLIGTFVLLVVLFVIDRIIRKVALNLFKSYASKSRNTFDDYLVKNKTFDYLSHIIPLSISIWVFPQLFIAFPTTESYLEILFDILVIALTIWIVRSILRTFRDFLKSLESFKDKPIDSYVQVFMIIVWSIGGIFIFSSVTGKSIWTFLTALGAMSAVILLIFKDTILGFVASIQVAVNDTVRIGDWITMDKYGADGDVVEINLSSVKVQNFDKTITTIPTYHLTSESFRNWRGMMDSGGRRIKRALLIKASSIKFLSENDVNRLKKIELIKDYLEDSQSKIESYNAENNINKEVLVNGRNLSNMGVFRRYVESYLENHPYVNNNMTIMSRQLAPTSQGIPLEIYAFSNDKIWKNYEKIVADIFDHLLSTISYFDLEIFELDFNHKK, from the coding sequence ATGGAAGAATTAATCAGGTACTTTTATAAACTATTAGTTTCTTATGGTATTTCAGAAAACACAGCAGAATATTTAAATGTTCTTATAGGAACATTTGTTTTACTAGTGGTACTCTTTGTTATAGATCGAATTATAAGAAAAGTAGCACTTAATCTTTTTAAAAGTTATGCTTCTAAATCACGAAACACTTTTGATGATTATTTAGTAAAAAATAAGACTTTTGATTATTTATCTCATATAATACCGTTATCCATTAGTATCTGGGTATTTCCACAATTATTTATTGCTTTTCCTACTACAGAAAGTTACTTAGAGATACTTTTTGATATTTTGGTCATTGCTTTAACTATATGGATTGTAAGAAGCATACTTAGAACATTTAGAGATTTTTTAAAATCTTTAGAATCCTTTAAGGATAAACCCATAGATAGTTATGTTCAAGTATTCATGATCATAGTTTGGTCCATTGGTGGTATTTTTATCTTTTCGTCAGTCACAGGAAAATCTATCTGGACTTTTCTTACTGCTCTTGGCGCTATGTCAGCAGTAATTCTATTGATTTTTAAAGATACTATTTTAGGTTTTGTAGCTAGTATACAAGTAGCAGTTAATGATACCGTTAGAATTGGAGACTGGATTACTATGGATAAATATGGAGCCGATGGCGATGTAGTAGAAATTAATTTATCTTCTGTTAAGGTGCAAAATTTTGATAAAACGATTACTACAATACCAACATATCATCTAACTTCGGAATCATTTAGAAATTGGAGAGGAATGATGGATTCTGGAGGAAGAAGAATTAAAAGAGCGCTACTTATAAAAGCTTCGAGTATTAAATTTCTATCTGAAAATGACGTGAATCGTTTAAAAAAAATAGAACTTATTAAAGACTACCTAGAAGATTCACAAAGCAAAATAGAATCTTATAACGCAGAAAATAATATCAATAAAGAAGTTCTTGTAAATGGTAGGAATCTATCTAATATGGGAGTTTTTAGACGCTATGTAGAATCATATCTAGAAAATCACCCTTATGTAAATAACAATATGACTATAATGAGTAGACAACTAGCTCCTACTTCACAGGGTATTCCTTTAGAAATCTATGCATTTAGTAATGATAAAATCTGGAAAAACTATGAAAAAATAGTGGCAGATATTTTTGATCACTTACTATCTACTATCTCCTATTTTGATTTAGAAATATTCGAATTAGATTTTAATCATAAAAAATAG